A window from Carassius auratus strain Wakin unplaced genomic scaffold, ASM336829v1 scaf_tig00022056, whole genome shotgun sequence encodes these proteins:
- the LOC113077252 gene encoding single-pass membrane and coiled-coil domain-containing protein 3-like, with protein sequence MSWSDLFYPGIPERRERLIRKSQELRELMKNNFRATNQLIEALKEHLGLSFRPVALNEKATVKENCDVIIERIHEIQAEVEKIDQKMKAKLEPTLYEKLKKMSLSVPDYQLLSGSVGAVCGVAGSAAVIAVGWLITNGYILTNITLTFGIIATGIMATVVVGVLFMGIDMIISAILGGIERDQLERALEEYDRALEEFRPASEKYQDSITYVRMRLEMGQ encoded by the coding sequence ATGTCTTGGAGTGATCTCTTCTACCCTGGAATTCCCGAAAGAAGGGAAAGACTTATCCGCAAAAGCCAAGAGCTTCGAGAACTGATGAAAAACAACTTCCGAGCCACCAACCAACTCATTGAGGCTCTTAAGGAACACTTAGGCTTGTCCTTCAGGCCAGTCGCCTTGAATGAGAAAGCTACTGTGAAGGAGAACTGTGATGTAATCATTGAACGCATACATGAGATCCAGGCAGAAGTAGAGAAGATTGACCAGAAGATGAAGGCGAAGCTGGAACCGACACTGTATGAGAAACTGAAGAAAATGTCTCTGTCTGTTCCTGACTATCAACTATTATCAGGAAGTGTTGGTGCAGTTTGTGGTGTTGCAGGCTCTGCTGCCGTTATTGCCGTTGGTTGGCTAATTACAAATGGATACATTCTGACAAACATTACACTGACCTTCGGTATAATTGCAACAGGGATTATGGCTACTGTTGTAGTTGGGGTGTTATTCATGGGGATCGATATGATTATTAGCGCCATTCTAGGAGGTATTGAACGTGATCAACTGGAGAGGGCCCTGGAAGAGTATGACAGGGCTTTGGAAGAATTCAGGCCAGCGTCTGAAAAATATCAGGATAGTATAACCTATGTCAGGATGAGACTTGAGATGGGTCAATAA